The window AATTCTCCCAACGTTTTATCCACGGTTGTGACCTCTTGCTCGTTGAAGATGTACATACCCTGGCAGGAAAGACAAAAACCCAGGAAGAGCTGAACAATGTCCTTGATTACCTGATAAAATCAGGCAAGCGGGTTATTATGACCTCTGCCGTACCGGCACGGGATATCAAGGGACTGGATGAGGACTTTCGTTCCCGCATGACCTCAGGCTTAATTACCGATATCGAGGCCCCGGAATACAAGACACGGGTTTCTATTATTCGCCATAAGGCTGCCCACAGCAAACTGAGCCTCCAGGAAGAGCATGTTCATTTTCTTGCGGACAAACTGCAAGGGGATATTCGCCGGATTGAAAGTGCCCTGATGGGCATCAAGGCCAAGGCCAGCATGTATAATGCCCCCCCTGACATGAACATCGTGCGAAGCGTACTGGAGGGATTCGGAGAGCTACAGCAGCAGATGCAGTTGAATGGCAGAGCCATTCGCGATGTCATTTCCAGCCAATACAAGATCTCAGTAGACGAGCTGACCTCACGCTCCCGCAAACGTGCTGTTTCCTTTCCCCGCCAGATCGCCATGTATCTGACCAGGAAATATACCGAAGAATCCTTAGCGGACATCGGCAACCTCTATAATCGGGACCACTCCACGGTGCTGTACGCGATCAAGGTTATTAACCGGGATATCGCGCAAAAAAATACCGTGCGCCAGCAGGTGGAGATGCTCAAAGACAAGCTGCAGAAATAACAGATCACGATCCATCGGGGGGCAACAAAGGCAAGCCTGTTTTCGCCCCCTTTCCTGCCATTCTGCCACACCTCTGCCACACCTCTGCTCCACAGATTTTCCAGGCGGCCAAAAGACTCCGCAGTATGTACGTATCACCCCTTGTTTCCTTCCGGGTTATCTGTTATTCTTCTGGCACAGGATGAGTCCCTCGCCTGTCCGGCAATTCTGCCAAACCGTTTCCTAAGGTCCAGCGTCTTACTGTCCTGCTATGCATAACGA is drawn from Candidatus Electrothrix aestuarii and contains these coding sequences:
- the dnaA gene encoding chromosomal replication initiator protein DnaA: MLWDTVKNSLSTSLSESEYSLWIRPLSCIQEDDKVLKISCPDRFFCAWVKERYLGIIETNLKTITHNPPAVSLTVSTAAPAPQQEANGSGQLRLPGMDTFKSTVRSLHPAYTFEQFMVGESNMLARSACNAIASADYTFGNNLFMTSGTGLGKSHLTQAVVHQVMQSAPGTRMHYLTAQQFSAEMVKNLRSNSMQQFSQRFIHGCDLLLVEDVHTLAGKTKTQEELNNVLDYLIKSGKRVIMTSAVPARDIKGLDEDFRSRMTSGLITDIEAPEYKTRVSIIRHKAAHSKLSLQEEHVHFLADKLQGDIRRIESALMGIKAKASMYNAPPDMNIVRSVLEGFGELQQQMQLNGRAIRDVISSQYKISVDELTSRSRKRAVSFPRQIAMYLTRKYTEESLADIGNLYNRDHSTVLYAIKVINRDIAQKNTVRQQVEMLKDKLQK